Part of the bacterium genome, CCGCTGAAGATGCTGTATTCCCTTGCCGCGCATGCGGAAAATTTTCCCCGACTGTGTACCGGCCGGAATCTTGAGCCGTGCCCTCCCGGAGAGCGTCGGCACCTCGATGTTATCGCCGAGAGCGGCCTGGATGAACGAAACGGGAAGGTCATAGATGACATCGTCACCGTCACGCTCGAACAGGTCATGCTCCGTTTCCTCGATGAACACGACGATATCACCCGGAGGACCGTTTTTCGG contains:
- a CDS encoding molecular chaperone DnaJ (chaperone Hsp40; co-chaperone with DnaK; Participates actively in the response to hyperosmotic and heat shock by preventing the aggregation of stress-denatured proteins and by disaggregating proteins, also in an autonomous, dnaK-independent fashion) — protein: PKNGPPGDIVVFIEETEHDLFERDGDDVIYDLPVSFIQAALGDNIEVPTLSGRARLKIPAGTQSGKIFRMRGKGIQHLQRHGSGDQLVRVWVWTPKNLSREERNVLEKLSSSQNIQPPPGGRAFLKNTDRY